One segment of Brassica napus cultivar Da-Ae chromosome C3, Da-Ae, whole genome shotgun sequence DNA contains the following:
- the LOC125583131 gene encoding uncharacterized protein LOC125583131 produces MNVLSNLQDKAASERRIGYHPRCQKMALTHMSFADDILVFTDGKIRSLDSIDEVFEYFAKISGLEISLEKCTFYLAGVSDARRQEMESRYSIQSGKLPVRYLGLPLLTKRMTIADYKPLLDHYHKHALKRWREYVKHLWSGPSLNPRKAKVSSEAICKPKTGGGLGIRSMRVVNEVGCLRLIWRILTSTPSIWVKWIQTYLICDENFWSIKDKTSKGSWMWKNIVRKMAQGFFKKEVKSGSKTSFWF; encoded by the exons ATGAATGTTCTATCAAATTTGCAAGATAAAGCTGCTTCGGAGAGGAGAATTGGTTACCATCCGAGATGTCAGAAGATGGCTCTGACACACATGAGCTTTGCAGATGATATATTGGTCTTCACAGATGGAAAGATCAGATCTCTAGACAGTATTGATGAGGTTTTTGAATATTTCGCAAAGATATCAGGACTGGAGATAAGTTTGGAGAAGTGTACATTCTATTTAGCTGGTGTGTCAGATGCAAGAAGACAGGAAATGGAGTCGAGATACTCAATACAATCAGGAAAGCTACCTGTGAGGTATTTGGGGCTTCCACTTCTTACAAAAAGGATGACGATAGCAGACTATAAGCCGTTACTGGATC ATTACCACAAGCATGCCTTAAAGAGGTGGAGAGAATATGTGAAGCATTTGTGGTCAGGTCCGAGCTTGAATCCTAGAAAAGCAAAGGTTTCATCGGAAGCTATTTGTAAGCCAAAAACAGGAGGAGGATTGGGTATAAGATCAATGCGAGTGGTTAATGAAGTAGGCTGTCTTCGACTGATATGGAGAATTCTTACATCAACTCCATCTATATGGGTCAAATGGATTCAAACCTATCTAATCTGTGATGAGAATTTCTGGTCAATAAAAGATAAAACCAGCAAAGGTTCTTGGATGTGGAAAAACATCGTGAGAAAAATGGCTCAAGGGTTTTTCAAGAAAGAGGTGAAGAGTGGCAGTAAAACTTCATTCTGGTTTTGA